The following are from one region of the Phormidium sp. PBR-2020 genome:
- a CDS encoding geranylgeranyl reductase family protein, translating into MSLNYDVIVCGGGPSGATAALKAAQAGLRVALIEKQRLPRHKPCGGGMPLRVGQWLPGGIPEGVVETSVRYLYHTWKFQQGHLGAVCRQGMAGASQGSSLDLWMVQRPQFDNALVRQAEAAGVTVCDGLVVRSLALDEQGVTVQASELGAARQTTWRGRSRHLIGADGANGVVAKAVNLRSRRRLAFALETELPHTWDARHPHLRPDVAHLDYGAVSRGYGWIFPKGDSLNIGAGVFYPPRGKQGNFRRLRQELEQVIKGYCSQFQLNPQGDSYPLYAHPLPLWQGREPRQTSKGQVLLVGDAAGLVNPFFGDGILHGIKSGVIAAEAIATGQAHQYSRRLHQEVALNFDAARLLAGFFYRFPHWCFTHVVQRPDGTEVAARLLAGDLTFSQVSGRFATYVGRSIMRGPMRGV; encoded by the coding sequence ATGTCATTAAACTATGACGTGATTGTCTGTGGGGGCGGCCCCTCAGGGGCTACGGCTGCTCTGAAAGCGGCTCAGGCGGGGTTACGGGTAGCCCTGATTGAGAAGCAGCGCCTGCCCCGTCATAAGCCTTGTGGGGGGGGAATGCCCTTGCGGGTGGGCCAGTGGCTGCCTGGGGGGATTCCTGAGGGGGTGGTAGAAACGTCGGTGCGCTATCTCTATCACACCTGGAAGTTTCAACAGGGCCATCTTGGGGCCGTCTGTCGCCAAGGGATGGCGGGAGCGTCTCAGGGGTCTTCTCTGGATTTGTGGATGGTCCAGCGACCTCAGTTTGATAATGCTTTAGTGCGGCAAGCTGAAGCGGCGGGGGTGACGGTTTGCGATGGCTTGGTGGTGCGATCGCTCGCGCTTGATGAGCAGGGGGTGACGGTGCAGGCTTCGGAGTTAGGGGCCGCTCGTCAAACCACCTGGAGGGGGCGATCGCGTCATCTAATCGGTGCTGATGGGGCCAACGGGGTGGTAGCCAAGGCCGTCAACCTGCGATCGCGGCGACGTTTAGCCTTCGCCCTAGAAACCGAACTTCCCCATACTTGGGACGCTCGTCATCCCCATCTACGTCCAGATGTTGCCCACCTGGACTATGGGGCCGTCTCTCGCGGCTATGGTTGGATTTTTCCCAAGGGGGACAGCCTCAATATTGGGGCTGGGGTGTTTTATCCCCCTCGGGGCAAACAGGGGAACTTCCGCCGCCTGCGTCAGGAGTTGGAACAGGTCATTAAGGGCTATTGTTCTCAGTTCCAGCTCAATCCCCAGGGTGATTCCTACCCCCTGTACGCCCATCCTCTACCTCTTTGGCAGGGCCGGGAACCTCGACAAACCTCAAAGGGACAAGTTTTATTGGTAGGAGACGCCGCTGGATTAGTCAATCCTTTTTTTGGGGATGGCATCTTGCATGGGATTAAAAGCGGGGTGATTGCCGCCGAGGCGATCGCCACGGGCCAGGCTCATCAGTACAGTCGGCGTCTTCATCAAGAGGTGGCGTTGAACTTTGATGCCGCACGGCTCCTGGCGGGCTTTTTCTATCGCTTTCCTCACTGGTGTTTCACCCATGTTGTTCAGCGTCCTGATGGGACAGAAGTGGCGGCTCGACTTCTAGCTGGAGACCTGACATTTTCTCAAGTGTCCGGACGCTTTGCCACCTACGTTGGACGCTCAATTATGAGAGGACCGATGAGAGGAGTCTGA
- a CDS encoding YtxH domain-containing protein produces the protein MSNNRSSSFFGGLLIGTAIGAISGVLLAPKSGKETRRVLNKSLQAMPELAEDISSNVQLQADRLSESSLRNWDATLKRLREAIAAGVVASQLEQERLNRADSAETPSNSVTDRITQPRE, from the coding sequence ATGTCGAACAATCGTAGCAGTAGCTTTTTCGGAGGACTGCTCATTGGCACTGCCATCGGTGCCATCAGCGGCGTTCTCTTGGCCCCCAAATCTGGGAAAGAGACTCGGCGTGTCTTGAATAAATCCCTCCAGGCGATGCCTGAGTTAGCTGAAGACATCTCCTCAAATGTACAGTTACAAGCCGATCGCCTCTCGGAAAGTAGTTTACGGAACTGGGATGCCACTCTCAAACGGCTACGGGAGGCGATCGCCGCCGGCGTGGTGGCCTCTCAACTCGAACAGGAACGCCTAAACCGGGCTGATTCCGCTGAAACTCCCTCCAATTCTGTGACCGATCGCATAACACAGCCCCGTGAGTGA
- a CDS encoding glycosyltransferase family 2 protein, whose protein sequence is MQFSIVITTYNRLAFLKRAIKTSLAQSYPCEVVVVDDCSSDETQAYVQKLQQQLIAEGNSRLIYHRNASNSGHSASMNAGVKLAAGNWIKPLDDDDYLDPNCIRQMWQAIQKNPNAVICSCQAEQVDPEGHLLHRTPRAGPGKAFVIPQEDIHYGMLLEIVPFGTPVQVAFKRSAFLEVGGWDSQFDGNCDDIDSWIKLSQLGDAIFINKCLAYRTMWEGAFNQKVSLRKRLETNILMKKKIYDCVSPQYQANIPKLNHVIAYLRLHWAAVAFKQKQFKEILPILSFSIFCLPAWELLIRAILFRQSPWLSRPGWFKEHPFRLPGEPLSPKLKTSVTHPVKLEVSRYRLQLQQSWVEFKKRQWKMSWILGSGAIVKLLQSPISYRFSSRWNIRKIPLYQQANANALLLGDIYDILHKKYQSDIPDLKVLQHYLHLRWSWAALRQGKLCTSVRIAFPAVLNRRAWQTWLKIVRLQHQQERQNSVRRNLIDSLNDPHSES, encoded by the coding sequence ATGCAATTTAGCATCGTCATCACAACCTATAACCGGTTAGCTTTTCTAAAACGAGCCATTAAGACAAGTTTGGCGCAATCTTATCCTTGCGAAGTTGTGGTAGTTGATGACTGCTCTAGTGATGAGACTCAAGCCTATGTCCAGAAGTTGCAGCAGCAGTTAATCGCTGAAGGAAACTCTCGTCTCATTTACCATCGCAATGCCAGCAACTCTGGCCATTCTGCCAGTATGAATGCCGGAGTCAAACTGGCCGCAGGAAACTGGATTAAACCCCTCGATGATGATGACTACCTCGACCCCAACTGTATACGGCAAATGTGGCAAGCCATTCAAAAAAATCCGAACGCCGTGATTTGTTCTTGTCAGGCCGAGCAAGTCGATCCAGAGGGTCACCTACTTCATCGAACACCTCGTGCAGGTCCTGGGAAAGCCTTTGTGATTCCCCAGGAAGATATCCATTATGGAATGCTCCTAGAAATTGTTCCCTTTGGAACCCCAGTTCAGGTGGCGTTTAAGCGATCAGCCTTCTTAGAGGTAGGAGGGTGGGACTCTCAATTTGATGGAAATTGTGATGATATTGACTCTTGGATTAAACTTTCTCAATTGGGAGATGCAATTTTTATAAATAAATGCCTAGCCTATCGAACCATGTGGGAGGGAGCTTTTAATCAAAAGGTTTCGTTACGAAAGCGACTGGAAACTAATATCTTAATGAAGAAAAAGATTTATGATTGCGTTTCCCCTCAGTATCAAGCCAACATTCCCAAACTGAACCATGTTATTGCCTATTTGCGTCTCCACTGGGCAGCGGTTGCCTTCAAGCAGAAGCAATTCAAAGAGATTTTGCCGATTTTATCATTTTCTATATTTTGTTTGCCGGCTTGGGAACTGTTGATTCGAGCAATTCTTTTTCGTCAAAGCCCCTGGCTTTCCCGTCCGGGTTGGTTTAAAGAGCATCCCTTTCGCCTACCAGGAGAACCATTGTCTCCCAAACTAAAGACATCAGTAACTCATCCCGTTAAACTAGAAGTCAGTCGGTATAGGCTTCAGCTTCAACAAAGCTGGGTGGAGTTTAAAAAGCGCCAATGGAAAATGAGTTGGATTCTTGGGAGTGGCGCCATTGTAAAGCTATTACAATCCCCGATTTCTTATCGTTTTTCCTCGCGCTGGAATATTCGTAAAATCCCTCTTTATCAGCAAGCGAATGCCAACGCCCTGTTGCTCGGAGATATTTATGATATTTTGCACAAAAAATATCAATCCGACATCCCAGACTTAAAAGTTTTACAACATTATCTTCATTTACGTTGGAGCTGGGCAGCCTTGCGACAAGGGAAACTCTGTACCAGTGTGCGTATTGCTTTTCCGGCCGTGTTGAATCGCCGAGCTTGGCAGACTTGGCTAAAAATTGTACGCTTGCAACATCAACAGGAACGTCAGAACTCCGTACGACGGAACCTGATTGATAGTCTAAACGATCCCCACTCGGAATCTTAG
- a CDS encoding ATP-binding protein: protein MALPLSPTSGRGQGTISFASTLYLCPILDLLLSEIPPDLEPEIRLGLQEALVNAATHGNQLDTQKTIAVRFWASNDVYWWTICDQGAEPCGQCCCERINHDLPEDSSECGRGFYILRQIFDRVEWYPHQRELHLGKCIPKTRRRSQD from the coding sequence ATGGCTCTTCCCCTGTCACCGACGAGTGGGCGTGGCCAAGGGACAATCAGTTTTGCCTCGACGCTTTATCTGTGTCCGATTCTTGACCTTCTTCTCAGTGAAATTCCTCCTGATCTAGAACCTGAAATCCGTCTGGGCCTGCAAGAAGCACTCGTCAATGCAGCGACTCACGGTAATCAGCTCGACACCCAAAAAACCATCGCCGTTCGCTTCTGGGCCAGCAACGATGTCTATTGGTGGACAATCTGTGATCAAGGAGCTGAGCCTTGTGGACAATGTTGCTGTGAACGCATCAATCACGACTTACCCGAAGACAGCTCAGAATGCGGACGGGGCTTTTACATCCTCCGGCAGATTTTTGATCGGGTGGAATGGTATCCCCATCAACGAGAACTGCACCTAGGAAAATGTATCCCCAAAACTCGCCGTCGCAGTCAGGACTAA